The proteins below are encoded in one region of Peromyscus eremicus chromosome 10, PerEre_H2_v1, whole genome shotgun sequence:
- the Mfsd10 gene encoding major facilitator superfamily domain-containing protein 10 has product MGWAGDAGCTPRPPIRPRPASERRVVTVIFLGLLLDLLAFTLLLPLLPGLLESHGRQQDPLYGSWQRGVDWFATAIGMPAEKRYNSVLFGGLIGSAFSLLQFFSAPLTGAASDCLGRRPMMLLSLTGLAISYAVWAASRSFTAFLASRVIGGISKGNVSLSTAIVADLGSPPTRSQGMAVIGVAFSLAFTVGPMLGAFLSVEMVPWISLLFAVSDILFIFFFLPETLPQEKRAPSVTLGFHAAANLLSPLALLRFAAVTHSQDPPAEDRLRSLRRLGLVYFLYLFLFSGLEYTLSFLAHQRFQFSSLQQGKMFFFIGLTMATIQGTYARRISPGKEVAAVKRALLLLVPAFLFIGWGHSLPMLGLGLLLYSFAAAVVVPGLSTMVSSYGSPGQKGTIMGILRSLGALGRAVGPMVAASVYWLAGAQVCFTVCSGLFLLPFLLLRKLRHPAQTFKEE; this is encoded by the exons ATGGGATGGGCAGGAGATGCAGGATGCACGCCGCGTCCTCCTATACGGCCTCGGCCCGCGTCCGAGCGCCGCGTGGTCACCGTGATCTTCCTCGGCCTGCTACTCGACCTCCTGGCCTTCACGCTGTTGCTACCTCTGTTGCCAGGGCTCCTGGAGAGCCACGGCCGCCAGCAA GACCCCCTCTATGGCTCCTGGCAGCGCGGGGTAGACTGGTTTGCCACAGCCATCGGGATGCCAGCCGAGAAGAGATACAACAGCGTCCTGTTCGGAG GTCTCATCGGCTCAGCCTTCTCCCTCCTTCAGTTCTTCTCTGCACCGCTCACCGGAGCTGCCTCTGATTGCCTGGGGAGGCGCCCGATGATGTTGCTGTCCCTG ACAGGTCTGGCCATCTCCTATGCAGTATGGGCTGCCTCTCGGAGCTTTACAGCCTTCTTGGCTTCCCGGGTGATAGGAGGCATCAGCAAGGGGAACGTTAGCCTCTCCACAGCCATCGTTGCTGACCTGGGCTCACCTCCAACCCGAAGCCAAGGCATG GCAGTCATCGGAGTAGCCTTCTCCCTGGCCTTTACCGTGGGCCCCATGCTTGGAGCATTCCTGTCTGTGGAAATGGTTCCCTGGATCAGCTTACTCTTTGCGGTCTCCGACATACtgttcatcttcttcttcttgccaGAGACACTGCCCCAGGAGAAGCGG GCTCCCTCTGTCACCCTGGGCTTCCATGCTGCCGCGAACCTGCTCAGCCCCCTGGCCCTGCTTCGTTTTGCAGCCGTTACCCACAGTCAGGATCCACCTGCTGAAGACA GACTCAGAAGCCTACGCCGATTGGGTCTCGTCTACTTCCTCTACCTCTTCCTGTTCTCGGGCCTGGAGTACACACTCAGCTTCCTTGCACACCAGCGCTTCCAGTTCAGCAG CCTGCAGCAGGGCAAGATGTTTTTCTTCATCGGCCTCACCATGGCCACCATACAGGGCACCTACGCCCGACGAATCAGCCCTGGCAAGGAAGTTGCAGCTGTGAAGCGG GCATTGTTGCTGCTGGTACCAGCCTTTCTCTTCATTGGCTGGGGGCACTCACTGCCCATGTTGGGCTTGGGGCTGCTGCTCTACTCCTTCG CTGCTGCTGTTGTGGTGCCCGGTCTGTCCACCATGGTCTCCAGCTATG GTTCTCCAGGGCAAAAAGGCACAATCATGGGCATACTGCGGAGCCTCGGCGCCCTAGGTAGGGCAGTGGGGCCCATGGTGGCCGCCTCAG TGTACTGGCTGGCTGGGGCCCAGGTCTGCTTCACTGTGTGCTCCGGGCTCTTTTtactccccttccttctcctgcgGAAGCTGAGGCACCCAGCACAGACTTTCAAGGAGGAGTAG
- the Nop14 gene encoding nucleolar protein 14 isoform X1, with translation MGKAKRAGARRQVHKAPAGAFGGPAKTNPNPFEVKVNRQKFQILGRKTRHDVGLPGVSRARAIRKRTQTLLKEYKERNKSNVFTDKRFGEYNSNMSPEEKMMKRFALEQQRHHEKKNIYNLNEDEELTHYGQSLADIEKHNDIVDSDSDTEERGTLSAELTASHFGGGVPKNTSQKEGEDGDKPKSRKELIEELIAKSKQEKRERQAQREDALELTEKLDQDWKEIQTLLSRKSQKSENKEKKEKPQPDAYDMMVRELGFEMKAQPSNRMKTEEELAKEEQERLRKLEAERLRRMLGKDEDENKKKPKHMSADDLNDGFILDKDDRRLLSYKDGKMNIEDVQEEQSKEAGQEGDQKEDEEESDEEEGEDENREDTEESDASDSHSDLESNTESEEESERPKSEQHQTAGGKLPSGGQRAQKAAGAELPYVFAAPESYEELRSLLSGRSTEQQLMVVERIQKCNHPSLAVGNKAKLEKLFGFLLQYVGDLATDSAPDLKTIDKLVVQLYNLCQMFPESASDSIKFVLRDAMHEMEEMIETKGRALFPGLDMLIYLKITGLLFPTSDFWHPVVTPALMCMSQMLTKCPVLSLQDVVKGLFVCCLFLEYVSLSRRLIPELLNFLLGILYIATPNTKSQGSALVHPFRALGKNSELLVVSDKADMATWQRGSLSLHWASRLSSMTATEANHTRLSCLASCLTLLKHCVLMYSVLPSFHAIIRPHQALLTEHLVDCSLPQDLQELSRSILSEMESQKQHCRPLICEKSKPVPLKLFTPRLVKVLEFGRKQGSTKEEQERKRLIHKHKREFKGAVREIRKDNQFLARMQLSEIMERDAERKRKVKQLFNSLATQEGEWKALKRKKFKK, from the exons CGAACACAGACTTTACTAAAGGAATACAAAGAAAGGAACAAGTCCAATGTCTTCACAGATAAACGCTTTGGGGAATATAATAGCAACATGAGTCCAGAGGAAAAGATGATGAAGAGGTTTGCTCTGGAGCAACAG CGacatcatgagaaaaaaaatatctacAACCTAAATGAAGATGAAGAATTGACTCATTATGGCCAGTCTTTGGCTGACATTGAAAAGCATAATGACATTGTGGATAGTGACAGTGATACTGAAGAACGAGGAACTTTGTCTG CTGAGCTGACTGCTTCCCACTTTGGTGGTGGGGTTCCCAAGAATACCTCTCAGAAGGAAGGTGAGGATGGGGATAAGCCAAAGTCACGGAAGGAACTGATTGAAGAGCTCATTGCAAAGTCAAAGCAAGAGAAG AGGGAGAGACAAGCTCAACGAGAAGATgcccttgagctcacagagaagcTAGACCAAGACTGGAAAGAAATCCAGACTCTCCTGTCACGTAAATCTCAGAagtcagaaaacaaagagaaaaaggaaaaaccccAG CCAGATGCATATGACATGATGGTTCGTGAGCTTGGCTTTGAAATGAAGGCACAGCCCTCTAACAGGATGAAAACGGAAGAGGAATTGGCAAAGGAGGAGCAAGAGCGGCTCCGGAAATTAGAG GCTGAAAGACTTCGAAGAATGCTTGGAAAAgatgaagatgaaaataaaaagaaaccaaaacatatGTCAGCAGATGATTTAAATGATGGCTTTATACTAGATAAAGACGATAGGCGTTTGCTTTCTTATAAA GATGGGAAGATGAACATTGAAGATGTCCAGGAAGAGCAAAGCAAGGAAGCAGGCCAAGAGGGTGACCAGAAAGAGGACGAAGAGGAGAGTGATGAGGAAGAGGGTGAAGATGAGAACAGGGAGGACACGGAAGAGAGCGATGCCTCagacagccactcagacctagaGTCTAATACAGAGAGTGAGGAGGAAAGTGAGAGGCCCAAGAGTGAGCAACATCAGACTGCTGGGGGAAAACTGCCAAGTGGTGGTCAGAGAGCTCAAAAGGCTGCTGGAGCTGAGCTACCCTATGTCTTTGCAG CTCCTGAATCCTATGAGGAGCTGAGGTCTTTATTATCAGGAAGATCAACAGAACAACAGCTTATGGTGGTGGAGAGAATCCAGAAATGTAACCATCCAAGTCTTGCAGtaggaaacaaagcaaaattagaA AAACTGTTTGGCTTCCTTCTGCAATACGTAGGAGATTTGGCCACAGACAGTGCACCAGACCTCAAGACCATCGATAAGTTGGTTGT GCAGTTATATAATCTTTGTCAGATGTTTCCTGAATCTGCAAGTGACTCCATCAAATTTGTTCTCCGAGATGCCATGCATGAGATGGAAGAAATGATTGAGACCAAAGGCCGGGCATTGTTTCCAGGGTTGGATATG CTCATTTATTTGAAAATCACCGGGCTGTTATTTCCAACCTCTGATTTCTGGCATCCAGTTGTGACCCCTGCCCTGATGTGCATGAGCCAGATGCTTACTAAG TGCCCGGTCCTGTCCCTACAAGATGTGGTAAAAGGCCTGTTTGTGTGCTGCCTGTTCCTGGAGTATGTGTCTCTCTCTCGGAGACTCATCCCTgagcttttaaattttcttcttggGATTCTTTACATAGCAACTCCAAACACTAAGAGCCAAG GTTCCGCTCTGGTGCACCCTTTTAGAGCACTTGGGAAGAATTCGGAATTGCTCGTGGTCTCTGACAAAGCAGATATGGCCACGTGGCAGAGAGGAAGCCTCTCCTTGCATTGGGCAAGTAGACTAAGCTCCATGACAGCGACTGAAGCCAATCATACCAG ACTGTCCTGCTTGGCCTCATGTCTGACCTTGCTGAAGCACTGTGtgctcatgtacagtgtattgccatCCTTCCATGCCATCATCAGGCCCCACCAAGCCCTCCTGACAGAGCATCTTGTGGACTGTAGCCTCCCCCAAGACCTTCAG GAGCTGTCTCGAAGCATACTGTCAGAAATGGAAAGCCAGAAGCAGCACTGTCGGCCGCTGATATGCGAGAAGAGCAAGCCAGTCCCTCTAAAGCTGTTCACCCCCCGATTAGTCAAAGT GCTTGAGTTTGGACGGAAACAAGGCAGCACTAAGGAagagcaggaaaggaaaagacTAATCCACAAACACAAGCGGGAATTTAAAGGCGCCGTCCGGGAGATCCGAAAGGACAATCAGTTCCTGGCCAGGATGCAGCTCTCAGAAATCATGGAACG ggatgcGGAAAGAAAGCGCAAAGTAAAACAGCTTTTTAACAGCTTGGCCACACAAGAAGGTGAATGGAAGGCTCTGAAgaggaaaaagtttaaaaaataa
- the Nop14 gene encoding nucleolar protein 14 isoform X2, which translates to MSPEEKMMKRFALEQQRHHEKKNIYNLNEDEELTHYGQSLADIEKHNDIVDSDSDTEERGTLSAELTASHFGGGVPKNTSQKEGEDGDKPKSRKELIEELIAKSKQEKRERQAQREDALELTEKLDQDWKEIQTLLSRKSQKSENKEKKEKPQPDAYDMMVRELGFEMKAQPSNRMKTEEELAKEEQERLRKLEAERLRRMLGKDEDENKKKPKHMSADDLNDGFILDKDDRRLLSYKDGKMNIEDVQEEQSKEAGQEGDQKEDEEESDEEEGEDENREDTEESDASDSHSDLESNTESEEESERPKSEQHQTAGGKLPSGGQRAQKAAGAELPYVFAAPESYEELRSLLSGRSTEQQLMVVERIQKCNHPSLAVGNKAKLEKLFGFLLQYVGDLATDSAPDLKTIDKLVVQLYNLCQMFPESASDSIKFVLRDAMHEMEEMIETKGRALFPGLDMLIYLKITGLLFPTSDFWHPVVTPALMCMSQMLTKCPVLSLQDVVKGLFVCCLFLEYVSLSRRLIPELLNFLLGILYIATPNTKSQGSALVHPFRALGKNSELLVVSDKADMATWQRGSLSLHWASRLSSMTATEANHTRLSCLASCLTLLKHCVLMYSVLPSFHAIIRPHQALLTEHLVDCSLPQDLQELSRSILSEMESQKQHCRPLICEKSKPVPLKLFTPRLVKVLEFGRKQGSTKEEQERKRLIHKHKREFKGAVREIRKDNQFLARMQLSEIMERDAERKRKVKQLFNSLATQEGEWKALKRKKFKK; encoded by the exons ATGAGTCCAGAGGAAAAGATGATGAAGAGGTTTGCTCTGGAGCAACAG CGacatcatgagaaaaaaaatatctacAACCTAAATGAAGATGAAGAATTGACTCATTATGGCCAGTCTTTGGCTGACATTGAAAAGCATAATGACATTGTGGATAGTGACAGTGATACTGAAGAACGAGGAACTTTGTCTG CTGAGCTGACTGCTTCCCACTTTGGTGGTGGGGTTCCCAAGAATACCTCTCAGAAGGAAGGTGAGGATGGGGATAAGCCAAAGTCACGGAAGGAACTGATTGAAGAGCTCATTGCAAAGTCAAAGCAAGAGAAG AGGGAGAGACAAGCTCAACGAGAAGATgcccttgagctcacagagaagcTAGACCAAGACTGGAAAGAAATCCAGACTCTCCTGTCACGTAAATCTCAGAagtcagaaaacaaagagaaaaaggaaaaaccccAG CCAGATGCATATGACATGATGGTTCGTGAGCTTGGCTTTGAAATGAAGGCACAGCCCTCTAACAGGATGAAAACGGAAGAGGAATTGGCAAAGGAGGAGCAAGAGCGGCTCCGGAAATTAGAG GCTGAAAGACTTCGAAGAATGCTTGGAAAAgatgaagatgaaaataaaaagaaaccaaaacatatGTCAGCAGATGATTTAAATGATGGCTTTATACTAGATAAAGACGATAGGCGTTTGCTTTCTTATAAA GATGGGAAGATGAACATTGAAGATGTCCAGGAAGAGCAAAGCAAGGAAGCAGGCCAAGAGGGTGACCAGAAAGAGGACGAAGAGGAGAGTGATGAGGAAGAGGGTGAAGATGAGAACAGGGAGGACACGGAAGAGAGCGATGCCTCagacagccactcagacctagaGTCTAATACAGAGAGTGAGGAGGAAAGTGAGAGGCCCAAGAGTGAGCAACATCAGACTGCTGGGGGAAAACTGCCAAGTGGTGGTCAGAGAGCTCAAAAGGCTGCTGGAGCTGAGCTACCCTATGTCTTTGCAG CTCCTGAATCCTATGAGGAGCTGAGGTCTTTATTATCAGGAAGATCAACAGAACAACAGCTTATGGTGGTGGAGAGAATCCAGAAATGTAACCATCCAAGTCTTGCAGtaggaaacaaagcaaaattagaA AAACTGTTTGGCTTCCTTCTGCAATACGTAGGAGATTTGGCCACAGACAGTGCACCAGACCTCAAGACCATCGATAAGTTGGTTGT GCAGTTATATAATCTTTGTCAGATGTTTCCTGAATCTGCAAGTGACTCCATCAAATTTGTTCTCCGAGATGCCATGCATGAGATGGAAGAAATGATTGAGACCAAAGGCCGGGCATTGTTTCCAGGGTTGGATATG CTCATTTATTTGAAAATCACCGGGCTGTTATTTCCAACCTCTGATTTCTGGCATCCAGTTGTGACCCCTGCCCTGATGTGCATGAGCCAGATGCTTACTAAG TGCCCGGTCCTGTCCCTACAAGATGTGGTAAAAGGCCTGTTTGTGTGCTGCCTGTTCCTGGAGTATGTGTCTCTCTCTCGGAGACTCATCCCTgagcttttaaattttcttcttggGATTCTTTACATAGCAACTCCAAACACTAAGAGCCAAG GTTCCGCTCTGGTGCACCCTTTTAGAGCACTTGGGAAGAATTCGGAATTGCTCGTGGTCTCTGACAAAGCAGATATGGCCACGTGGCAGAGAGGAAGCCTCTCCTTGCATTGGGCAAGTAGACTAAGCTCCATGACAGCGACTGAAGCCAATCATACCAG ACTGTCCTGCTTGGCCTCATGTCTGACCTTGCTGAAGCACTGTGtgctcatgtacagtgtattgccatCCTTCCATGCCATCATCAGGCCCCACCAAGCCCTCCTGACAGAGCATCTTGTGGACTGTAGCCTCCCCCAAGACCTTCAG GAGCTGTCTCGAAGCATACTGTCAGAAATGGAAAGCCAGAAGCAGCACTGTCGGCCGCTGATATGCGAGAAGAGCAAGCCAGTCCCTCTAAAGCTGTTCACCCCCCGATTAGTCAAAGT GCTTGAGTTTGGACGGAAACAAGGCAGCACTAAGGAagagcaggaaaggaaaagacTAATCCACAAACACAAGCGGGAATTTAAAGGCGCCGTCCGGGAGATCCGAAAGGACAATCAGTTCCTGGCCAGGATGCAGCTCTCAGAAATCATGGAACG ggatgcGGAAAGAAAGCGCAAAGTAAAACAGCTTTTTAACAGCTTGGCCACACAAGAAGGTGAATGGAAGGCTCTGAAgaggaaaaagtttaaaaaataa